The following are encoded in a window of Halorarum salinum genomic DNA:
- a CDS encoding ATP-binding protein translates to MELQTLKIQNFRGIKDEYTFEPDCGNAIIVGPNGSGKSSVLEAINYLLTNNIRQLDRPGMGSVNKDEIIRNVNADGDCVVSATFNDESADDSVDVQRSVDDSRLDPPQEDLPDSLLHIIETAQQGQHILTRDDLLDLIITQPKSRRQVLSELLNLPDIDDRRLSLQRTRRNLEGELEDAKAKRENTFERLQELADSNTDEEHELRKALLEEINGLRESFGGDPIETIDPESVRDDVESPLETLSAQALRRERPQVELQNFVAWLDRLEEELPTELERVNSLLEECRERESADVSAKRLELLELGEDVIPPDADVCPLCQQDWDEKMPLHEDVRRRREELREFQSVLNHLDELQQDIVNRLEEGLDHLTYLVKELDEDEYPEVEELEKFERRVEESLDSLRGGLIHDRSFHRLELPICEPEAPKIDIEDKRIVRASNSLQSRTEELDDLSEAEEEYERIDTIAKRWQEYEELDEEVDRLRSLLSDVETAERAFIESRCEVIGAIYEDITDRVESYYCSIHPDEDGTEASIEVTDTGADLKKEFYDAGEYPPHSVFSEGHLDSLGLCLHLALTDYLQHDEKSLLLLDDVVMSVDQDHRLQIARTIAEEFADEYQIIITTHDELWAEQLRSQGALYGGSKVHLREWSIDDGVKESRSYIDVYEQWETVEEAMADDEMERAAHELRYATERMLQQTCMSIGGKVEYDPSGTYRLSDFRDAVSGRLNTLTGRAKDNLNLHADDEEEMWERVDDLDSEFGKVLNDVGQQLNKVNRRVHWSPGKWLTLSLDEFEEVYEAHKKAYDLLYCDECGSSIRYEEFDGYCELRCNCRNHYDLRWN, encoded by the coding sequence ATGGAACTTCAGACACTCAAGATTCAGAATTTTCGGGGAATCAAGGACGAATACACCTTCGAGCCCGACTGTGGAAATGCGATCATCGTAGGGCCGAACGGATCTGGGAAGAGTTCGGTCTTAGAGGCCATCAACTATCTTCTCACAAACAATATTCGACAGCTGGATCGACCTGGAATGGGGAGTGTAAATAAAGATGAGATCATTCGGAACGTCAATGCAGATGGCGATTGTGTCGTGTCGGCCACATTTAATGATGAGAGTGCGGACGATAGTGTAGACGTTCAGCGATCTGTCGACGATTCCCGCCTCGATCCGCCACAAGAAGACCTTCCAGATTCATTGCTCCACATCATCGAAACGGCCCAGCAAGGCCAGCACATCCTTACACGTGATGATCTCTTGGACCTCATCATCACGCAACCGAAGTCTCGACGGCAAGTTCTCAGTGAGTTGTTAAACCTGCCTGACATCGATGACAGGCGACTATCACTACAACGGACCCGTAGGAACCTCGAAGGTGAGTTAGAAGACGCAAAAGCCAAGCGAGAAAACACGTTTGAGCGACTCCAAGAGCTTGCAGATTCAAATACGGACGAAGAACACGAACTGAGGAAGGCCCTTCTAGAGGAGATTAACGGGCTACGAGAATCCTTTGGCGGCGATCCGATTGAGACAATCGATCCAGAATCCGTCCGAGATGACGTCGAATCCCCGCTTGAGACACTTTCTGCCCAGGCGCTCCGTCGAGAGCGACCCCAAGTGGAACTCCAGAATTTTGTTGCTTGGCTCGACCGACTGGAGGAAGAGCTGCCAACAGAACTCGAACGGGTGAACTCGTTGCTTGAGGAATGCAGAGAACGAGAATCGGCCGATGTTAGCGCAAAACGGCTTGAGCTGCTAGAACTCGGTGAGGACGTAATCCCTCCTGACGCAGACGTTTGCCCGCTTTGTCAGCAGGATTGGGACGAGAAAATGCCATTGCATGAGGACGTTCGTCGACGGCGGGAGGAACTCCGAGAATTCCAAAGCGTACTCAATCACCTCGACGAACTTCAGCAGGATATTGTCAACCGTCTTGAAGAGGGACTGGACCACCTCACGTACCTCGTCAAGGAATTGGATGAAGACGAATATCCGGAAGTCGAGGAATTGGAGAAATTCGAACGAAGAGTTGAGGAATCATTGGATTCCCTCCGGGGAGGTCTGATTCACGATCGAAGTTTCCATCGATTGGAGTTGCCAATCTGTGAACCAGAGGCCCCGAAGATCGATATTGAAGATAAACGGATTGTCAGAGCCTCCAATTCACTCCAGTCCCGGACGGAAGAGCTCGACGACCTCAGTGAGGCCGAGGAGGAATATGAGCGGATCGACACAATCGCAAAGCGGTGGCAGGAATACGAGGAACTCGATGAGGAGGTCGACCGACTTCGATCCCTCCTCAGTGATGTCGAGACTGCTGAAAGGGCTTTCATCGAATCACGCTGTGAGGTCATTGGTGCGATCTACGAGGACATCACGGATCGAGTGGAGTCCTACTATTGCTCGATTCACCCCGATGAAGATGGGACGGAAGCTTCGATCGAAGTGACCGATACAGGAGCTGATCTTAAGAAGGAATTCTACGATGCCGGGGAATATCCTCCCCATTCCGTGTTTAGCGAGGGACATCTCGATTCCTTGGGACTCTGTCTTCATCTCGCGCTTACTGATTATCTGCAACACGACGAAAAATCGCTTCTTCTCCTCGATGATGTCGTCATGTCCGTTGATCAAGATCATAGGCTTCAGATTGCACGTACGATTGCTGAGGAATTTGCAGATGAATATCAGATCATCATTACTACCCACGACGAGCTTTGGGCCGAACAACTGAGGTCCCAGGGGGCACTCTACGGCGGATCAAAGGTCCACCTTCGCGAGTGGTCAATAGACGACGGGGTGAAAGAGAGCCGAAGTTACATCGATGTTTACGAACAGTGGGAAACGGTCGAAGAAGCTATGGCTGACGACGAGATGGAACGAGCGGCTCACGAGCTCCGATATGCTACGGAGCGAATGTTACAACAGACGTGTATGTCAATAGGGGGGAAAGTGGAGTATGACCCCAGTGGGACATATCGGCTTAGTGACTTCAGGGATGCAGTTTCGGGGAGGCTGAACACCCTCACAGGCCGAGCAAAGGACAACCTGAATCTTCACGCCGATGATGAGGAAGAGATGTGGGAACGCGTAGATGATCTTGATAGTGAGTTTGGCAAAGTGCTAAACGACGTCGGTCAGCAGCTCAATAAGGTAAATCGACGAGTCCACTGGTCTCCAGGAAAATGGTTGACACTCAGTCTTGACGAGTTTGAGGAAGTCTATGAAGCCCACAAGAAAGCTTATGATCTCCTCTATTGCGATGAGTGTGGCTCCTCGATCCGGTACGAGGAGTTCGACGGATACTGCGAATTGAGATGCAATTGCCGCAATCACTACGATCTTCGATGGAATTAG
- a CDS encoding site-specific integrase — protein MELEPIDPETALELYIAEKEMELSKSTLRSHRSRLGHFIRWCDERDITNLNELTGRKLQEFRLWRRNDGDLCKVSVKTQIDTLRVFIRWLGPSTL, from the coding sequence ATGGAACTCGAACCTATCGACCCCGAAACGGCGCTGGAACTGTACATCGCAGAGAAAGAAATGGAGCTGTCGAAGTCGACGCTCCGGTCACACCGATCGCGGCTCGGCCACTTCATCCGGTGGTGCGACGAGCGCGACATCACCAACCTGAACGAACTGACGGGCCGGAAGCTCCAGGAGTTCCGTCTCTGGCGACGGAACGACGGCGATCTTTGCAAGGTGAGCGTGAAGACGCAGATCGACACGCTGCGCGTCTTCATCCGGTGGTTGGGTCCATCGACGCTGTAG
- a CDS encoding ATP-binding protein has product MADRPAAPRPHELDQLQALMERVGEDEDRVDNLLTVAARNAETYGSLMDLYQRRVAQVVTKDVFYPYERVDGELTLGTDPDGQQIALTREQLNEHLLLVGMTGSGKTTFFYNLMETAMTAGLPVMVFDFKNDYRHLVDDDEDLLVINWRDFKFNPLAPPPGVQPGKWGEIFADTFAHTTDLLIGSESYFLERLGLLYQIYEQADTERAPSLFELRDLVQADWITKASPKFRYKERVASRLSMITGFSGEILDCSQGYPLEDLLERNVVFELKEPNQFATNFVIETMLTWIFYYRDAQGQRQGLRHLILFDEAKRVFDVNRERQPESGFPPIDDLVGKVREFGEGLVVADHEPSKLTDSIKANTHTKLWLTLGSGTDTHEMARTFGIEQEAVDFTRTMQKGEGLLKLADRDPVPILLPDYPVEKVMTEPEIRSRMAPKLDAFATADRERPARFEEFLDHDEKDESTDSTSSVEAAGEALLASVNDQPFLGMAERYKALGVDTKKGTKAKNELVSLDLVREVEVNTWKRGRNPKLLELTSEGRRVLRERGYEIRSSGKGGIEHQWWQEKIKAHYTEQGYDVTVEYHLGKKSIDVYAVAGDESVAIELALSPDHEVENIKKCLAQGPDRIQVVYTETAVKDSIQAALREELGSIPSTVSFSSVTEFT; this is encoded by the coding sequence ATGGCTGACCGCCCAGCCGCACCACGGCCACACGAGTTGGACCAATTACAGGCGTTGATGGAGCGGGTCGGTGAGGATGAGGATCGGGTCGACAACCTGCTCACCGTCGCGGCACGGAATGCAGAGACGTACGGGAGCCTCATGGACCTGTATCAGCGGAGGGTCGCACAGGTCGTGACCAAAGATGTGTTCTATCCGTACGAACGTGTGGATGGCGAACTCACACTTGGGACGGATCCCGACGGACAGCAAATCGCGCTCACCCGGGAGCAACTGAACGAACACCTGCTGCTCGTGGGCATGACGGGGAGTGGGAAGACGACGTTCTTCTATAATCTCATGGAGACGGCGATGACTGCTGGACTGCCGGTCATGGTGTTTGATTTCAAAAACGACTACCGCCACCTCGTGGACGATGACGAGGACCTCCTGGTGATCAACTGGCGGGATTTCAAATTCAATCCGCTCGCCCCGCCACCTGGCGTCCAACCGGGGAAGTGGGGCGAGATTTTCGCCGATACGTTCGCCCATACCACTGACTTGCTGATCGGCTCGGAGAGTTACTTTCTCGAGCGGCTGGGGCTGCTCTACCAGATTTACGAGCAGGCGGATACCGAGCGCGCGCCCTCGTTGTTCGAATTGCGCGACCTCGTACAGGCCGACTGGATTACCAAGGCCTCACCGAAGTTCAGGTACAAGGAACGGGTCGCGAGCCGTCTTTCGATGATAACGGGATTTTCTGGTGAGATCTTGGACTGTAGCCAGGGGTATCCGCTCGAAGACCTACTTGAACGGAACGTCGTGTTCGAACTGAAGGAACCCAACCAGTTTGCCACCAACTTCGTGATCGAAACGATGCTGACGTGGATCTTCTACTACCGAGATGCACAGGGACAGCGGCAGGGATTGCGCCACCTCATCTTGTTCGACGAGGCCAAACGCGTCTTCGATGTGAATCGCGAACGCCAGCCAGAATCCGGGTTTCCACCGATCGACGATCTCGTAGGGAAAGTCCGGGAGTTCGGGGAGGGGCTGGTCGTCGCAGACCATGAACCGTCGAAATTGACGGACAGCATCAAAGCCAACACGCACACCAAGCTCTGGTTGACGCTGGGCAGCGGGACGGATACCCATGAGATGGCCCGGACCTTCGGGATCGAACAGGAGGCGGTTGACTTCACCCGGACGATGCAAAAAGGCGAAGGCCTGCTGAAACTCGCTGATCGCGATCCCGTCCCGATTTTGCTCCCGGACTATCCGGTGGAGAAGGTGATGACGGAACCTGAGATCCGGAGCCGGATGGCACCCAAACTGGATGCATTCGCGACTGCCGACAGAGAGCGCCCGGCACGGTTTGAGGAATTTCTGGACCACGACGAGAAGGACGAGTCGACGGACTCAACCTCCAGTGTCGAAGCGGCTGGCGAGGCCCTGCTTGCAAGTGTGAACGACCAGCCGTTTCTCGGGATGGCCGAGCGGTACAAAGCACTCGGGGTCGATACGAAGAAGGGAACGAAGGCCAAGAACGAGCTGGTCTCGTTGGACCTCGTGCGTGAGGTTGAGGTGAACACCTGGAAACGCGGACGGAACCCGAAACTGCTGGAACTCACCAGTGAAGGTCGCCGTGTGCTTCGCGAACGCGGATACGAGATCCGCTCGAGTGGCAAAGGTGGGATCGAACATCAATGGTGGCAGGAGAAAATCAAAGCCCACTACACCGAGCAGGGCTATGATGTGACGGTCGAGTACCATCTTGGGAAGAAGAGCATCGACGTCTACGCTGTGGCCGGCGATGAGTCGGTCGCGATCGAACTTGCACTCAGCCCGGACCATGAAGTCGAGAACATCAAGAAGTGTCTGGCACAGGGGCCGGACCGCATTCAGGTCGTCTATACGGAGACGGCTGTGAAAGACAGTATCCAAGCCGCCTTACGTGAAGAACTGGGCAGTATCCCTTCGACCGTTTCGTTTTCCTCCGTCACTGAATTCACATAG
- a CDS encoding site-specific integrase — MVGSIDAVDPELYVKVISPDVTPDENSRDVKLDAEDAEAILQHLETYEYASRDHVTIALLWHTMLRRGAARALDVDDYDPEEQCLEVRHRPDLDTPIKNGTDGERFIGLSGWLCQLLDDWLRDRRPDVTDDYGREPLLATQYGRPSRTTIPKYAYRWSRPCAYGEECPHGRNLEDCEATEQGHASKCPSSISPHAIRRGSITHHLKEDIPETAVSGRANVSQRVLDQHYDRRTQREKMEQRRKYLDQL; from the coding sequence GTGGTTGGGTCCATCGACGCTGTAGACCCAGAGTTGTACGTCAAGGTGATCTCACCGGACGTGACCCCGGACGAGAACAGCCGCGACGTAAAACTCGACGCCGAGGACGCGGAAGCGATTCTCCAACACCTCGAAACGTACGAGTACGCCTCTAGGGATCACGTCACCATCGCGCTGCTCTGGCACACGATGTTGCGGCGTGGAGCAGCCCGCGCCCTCGACGTCGACGACTACGACCCAGAAGAACAGTGTCTCGAGGTGCGGCATCGACCGGATTTGGACACGCCGATCAAGAACGGAACCGACGGCGAGCGCTTCATCGGGTTGTCCGGGTGGTTGTGCCAACTGCTCGACGACTGGCTGCGCGATCGCCGCCCCGACGTGACGGACGACTACGGGCGCGAACCGTTACTGGCTACGCAGTACGGACGGCCGTCCAGGACGACGATCCCAAAGTACGCGTACCGGTGGTCACGGCCCTGCGCGTACGGCGAGGAGTGTCCGCACGGGCGGAATCTGGAGGATTGTGAAGCGACGGAGCAGGGACACGCGTCGAAGTGTCCTTCTTCGATCAGCCCGCACGCGATCCGCCGGGGGAGTATCACGCACCATCTGAAGGAGGACATCCCGGAGACCGCTGTGAGTGGTCGGGCTAACGTCAGTCAGCGGGTGCTGGACCAGCACTATGATCGGAGGACTCAGAGAGAGAAGATGGAGCAACGGAGAAAGTATCTGGATCAGTTGTAG